From one Fodinicurvata sp. EGI_FJ10296 genomic stretch:
- a CDS encoding ATP-binding protein — MTISLGGTQRSSENLFHRALKLVAVWLAVGLAYHIAARIGSGVSIGPMAISLFWPSSGVAMAAVALLGRTAMPPLFLAATWFYLGTDVALLYAVIAGAGATAAAATGAWLLHRLAGETTLDRSADPAILLFIAAVASGGISGLTGAAAMAAEHGAIMFTEMWWVCWVAHFTGIAFIAPLILVWGRRRDPLPRFTAETGLIVAGSLALAGIGYTNFIGGALMETLSYAVFPGLILAAIRMDTRITTALLTITAGIAITCTAWGHGPFAGHDPMYDLLSLHIHLTILVMTILVIMAATEERLRADRQSAETLAALAQAGRISALGEMAAGLAHELNQPLAALKSYAQAAARMTDSGDARGAREAVTRIAAMADRAAAILQGIRGYIGGRGDQAEDIAPAISVREVIRLLENDPVRRAVTIDVDIEEDLPFVHAAPVQLQQVLVNVIRNACEATGPGGTVRLHAETGDGNLTISVDDDGPGLPDRPDLFTPFASEKPNGLGLGLAISKRIAEAHGGTLTGGTGPLGGARMTLKLPARAIRRAAA; from the coding sequence GTGACGATCAGCCTCGGTGGTACGCAGCGATCGAGTGAAAACCTGTTTCACCGCGCTTTGAAGCTGGTCGCCGTCTGGCTGGCGGTTGGGCTTGCTTATCATATCGCAGCCCGAATCGGCTCCGGTGTCAGCATTGGCCCCATGGCGATCAGTCTTTTCTGGCCCTCCAGCGGTGTAGCGATGGCCGCCGTGGCCCTGCTTGGCCGTACGGCCATGCCACCGCTGTTTCTGGCGGCGACCTGGTTCTATCTGGGAACCGATGTCGCTCTGCTCTATGCCGTTATAGCCGGCGCAGGGGCCACTGCGGCCGCCGCGACCGGCGCCTGGCTGCTGCACCGGTTGGCTGGCGAAACGACACTGGACCGTTCCGCCGATCCCGCGATCCTGCTGTTCATCGCAGCCGTGGCAAGTGGCGGAATTTCCGGATTGACCGGCGCCGCGGCGATGGCGGCCGAGCATGGCGCCATCATGTTCACTGAAATGTGGTGGGTCTGCTGGGTCGCCCATTTCACGGGTATCGCCTTCATTGCGCCGCTCATTCTGGTCTGGGGACGCCGGCGCGATCCCCTGCCCCGTTTCACCGCCGAAACCGGGCTGATCGTCGCCGGCAGTCTGGCCCTCGCAGGGATCGGCTATACCAATTTCATTGGCGGCGCCTTGATGGAAACCCTCTCCTATGCGGTATTCCCCGGGCTCATCCTTGCGGCGATACGCATGGATACCCGCATCACGACGGCTCTGCTGACGATCACGGCCGGGATCGCCATTACTTGCACCGCATGGGGCCACGGCCCGTTCGCCGGCCATGATCCCATGTACGACCTGCTCTCGCTCCACATCCATCTGACGATCCTGGTCATGACGATCCTGGTCATCATGGCCGCCACCGAGGAACGGCTGCGCGCGGACCGGCAGTCCGCGGAAACGCTGGCGGCCCTGGCGCAGGCCGGCCGGATCAGCGCGCTCGGCGAAATGGCGGCCGGGCTGGCACACGAACTGAACCAGCCACTAGCGGCACTGAAAAGCTATGCTCAGGCTGCGGCACGAATGACCGACAGCGGCGACGCGCGAGGCGCCCGCGAGGCGGTGACCCGGATCGCCGCCATGGCTGACCGCGCCGCCGCCATTCTTCAGGGGATACGCGGATATATCGGCGGCCGCGGCGATCAAGCCGAAGACATTGCCCCGGCCATCTCTGTGCGCGAAGTGATCCGCCTGCTGGAGAACGATCCCGTCCGTCGCGCTGTCACGATCGATGTCGACATCGAAGAAGACCTTCCATTCGTCCATGCGGCACCCGTTCAGTTGCAGCAGGTTCTGGTCAACGTGATCCGCAACGCCTGCGAAGCCACAGGCCCCGGCGGAACAGTGCGCCTCCACGCCGAAACCGGCGACGGCAACCTTACGATCTCGGTGGACGATGACGGTCCCGGCCTCCCCGACCGGCCGGACCTGTTCACACCGTTCGCCAGCGAAAAGCCCAACGGGCTCGGATTGGGACTCGCCATCAGCAAAAGAATTGCCGAAGCGCACGGCGGCACCTTGACCGGCGGGACCGGACCGCTTGGCGGCGCCCGGATGACCCTGAAGCTGCCTGCGAGAGCCATCAGGCGCGCAGCCGCCTGA
- a CDS encoding response regulator, whose amino-acid sequence MRSSRDREAHPLETVYLVEDDDDVRDSTSMLLRASGFTVEGFRDGDAFETALPADAAGCCVLDVRLPGRDGLALHQALTENGIGLPVIFITGHGDIPMAVRAVAAGALDFLEKPFDETALIDRIEKAFEIDRRRRSLDLAQAGIDARIERLTAREHDVLRLILDGRPNKVIAYELDVSIRTVEIHRANVMRKLECTTASDLVRTALSSTAYRNRIDVAER is encoded by the coding sequence ATGAGATCATCACGGGACCGCGAAGCACACCCACTGGAGACCGTCTATCTGGTCGAGGACGACGACGATGTGCGCGACAGCACCTCGATGCTGTTGCGGGCCAGCGGCTTCACGGTCGAGGGATTCAGGGACGGCGACGCGTTCGAGACCGCACTTCCCGCCGACGCTGCGGGGTGTTGCGTTCTGGATGTGCGGCTGCCCGGACGCGACGGTCTCGCGCTTCACCAGGCCCTGACCGAGAACGGCATCGGACTGCCGGTGATCTTCATCACCGGTCACGGCGATATCCCCATGGCGGTCCGGGCGGTCGCCGCCGGGGCGCTCGATTTCCTGGAGAAGCCCTTCGACGAGACGGCGTTGATCGACCGCATCGAAAAGGCGTTCGAGATCGACCGGCGGCGGCGATCGCTCGATCTTGCCCAGGCGGGCATCGATGCCCGCATAGAACGGCTGACGGCACGCGAGCACGACGTTCTCCGGCTTATCCTCGACGGACGGCCGAACAAGGTGATCGCCTATGAACTCGACGTCAGCATCCGCACGGTCGAGATCCACCGCGCCAATGTCATGCGCAAACTGGAATGCACGACGGCCTCCGATCTGGTCCGCACAGCCCTGTCATCGACCGCCTATCGCAACCGGATCGACGTCGCGGAACGATGA
- a CDS encoding methyl-accepting chemotaxis protein, which produces MPDEVTVFSRATEAGTLRRSALTAAVVGPILIALNQWDALTGSAPVSWTTAVLTVLVPFVVATIGAATTPRPAATAIPVPDSGPPSAQSEDDVPATSDRTAPSDAPVATEALRDANSIGRDMGETARTVNANSRERLTFIGDVVREARQTADEAARTKDAASTATQALATAKDEASRAHAQVADMTRSVSSGAETTRQATERLAEFNSRFQDIGRMATDISRIAEQTNLLALNATIEAARAGEAGRGFAVVATEVKSLARSASSSASEINDLISVLSPVSETLTTRLTELSERMTALDQTGRDAHSLIETISGTLDHAASMADQTTAQAENQTIVFTAMVDKLVQIEEDTERAIKGSEANMEFARRLVTITDQGLATRS; this is translated from the coding sequence ATGCCGGATGAGGTGACGGTATTTTCCCGCGCGACGGAGGCCGGGACCCTGCGCCGATCCGCGTTGACGGCGGCTGTCGTCGGACCGATCCTGATCGCGCTGAATCAGTGGGACGCTTTGACGGGATCGGCACCTGTGTCGTGGACGACCGCAGTTTTGACGGTCCTTGTGCCCTTCGTGGTCGCCACCATCGGCGCTGCAACCACCCCGAGACCGGCTGCCACCGCGATACCCGTTCCGGATTCCGGGCCGCCGTCGGCGCAAAGTGAAGACGATGTCCCGGCGACAAGCGACCGCACCGCACCGTCGGATGCGCCAGTGGCAACCGAGGCATTGCGTGATGCCAATTCGATCGGCCGCGATATGGGCGAAACGGCCCGGACGGTCAACGCCAACTCGCGCGAACGGCTGACCTTCATCGGCGATGTAGTGCGGGAGGCGCGACAGACGGCGGACGAAGCGGCCAGGACCAAAGACGCGGCAAGCACTGCGACGCAGGCCCTGGCGACGGCCAAGGACGAAGCCAGCCGCGCGCACGCGCAGGTCGCCGATATGACCCGGTCGGTTTCATCGGGCGCGGAAACGACCAGACAGGCCACGGAACGGCTTGCCGAGTTCAACAGCCGCTTTCAGGATATCGGCCGTATGGCGACCGACATCTCGCGCATCGCCGAGCAAACCAACCTGCTGGCGCTGAATGCGACGATCGAAGCCGCACGCGCGGGCGAGGCCGGACGCGGATTCGCCGTCGTGGCGACAGAGGTCAAGTCGCTGGCCAGAAGCGCGTCGTCATCGGCAAGCGAAATCAATGACCTGATCTCGGTTTTGTCCCCGGTTTCCGAGACGCTGACCACCCGTTTGACCGAATTGTCCGAGCGAATGACGGCGCTCGACCAGACCGGACGCGACGCCCATTCCCTGATCGAGACGATATCAGGAACGCTCGACCATGCGGCGTCCATGGCCGATCAGACGACGGCCCAGGCGGAAAACCAGACGATCGTGTTCACGGCGATGGTCGACAAGCTGGTTCAGATCGAGGAAGACACCGAGCGGGCGATAAAAGGCTCCGAGGCCAATATGGAGTTTGCAAGGCGCCTCGTGACCATCACCGACCAGGGTTTGGCCACGAGGTCATAG
- a CDS encoding helix-turn-helix transcriptional regulator codes for MSKGTEMAKPFPDAENDLIEAEECFLADVVNDIAWLMDDSGMTQRALAERLGISEQRISRIFSQNGRNLQARTIARIYHVLKQEPRLTCSRLDQLRADLDRHYGVTVDEWERRHSTWQNVVRLEHKSIRFRSEEAVGTDRYEPCNNQAA; via the coding sequence ATGAGCAAAGGGACTGAAATGGCAAAGCCGTTCCCCGATGCGGAGAATGACCTGATCGAGGCAGAGGAATGCTTTCTCGCCGATGTTGTGAACGACATAGCGTGGCTGATGGATGATAGCGGGATGACTCAGCGCGCTCTTGCCGAGCGGCTGGGAATTTCCGAACAACGTATAAGCCGCATCTTCTCACAAAACGGCCGGAACTTGCAGGCGAGGACGATTGCCCGAATCTACCATGTTTTGAAGCAGGAACCCCGCCTGACCTGCAGCCGCCTTGACCAACTGCGCGCCGATCTCGATCGCCACTATGGCGTCACGGTCGATGAATGGGAACGTCGACACAGTACATGGCAGAACGTCGTGCGCCTTGAGCACAAAAGCATCAGATTCCGAAGCGAAGAAGCCGTCGGCACGGATCGCTATGAACCCTGCAATAATCAGGCAGCATAA